In a single window of the Ruminococcus albus 7 = DSM 20455 genome:
- a CDS encoding DUF6908 domain-containing protein, producing the protein MRLNNSIENWQNYLSFSSNLYSYGYADIMKVYSAEPTATAVATLEEWNRMGRFINPKAKGFIFSDGHIRYDIKDTNGASVRKWQFTSGHIPFYYDHFNAMNITDNVMLDNGNDFSVNICDFLCEMMSKDKSLSGVVNENVREIAALSTTYVICERLGIDKNETYLDLSDITKLSDEEVNLTATITAIYARSMLKAAQRTVSSVTKEQIEERSRNVMFTAEELSEFEDITDAVYDEEISEETTVETAEDEEKKYTVPETLENVTADNNNDDIIQQNKSVVTVQPVSEVSDSGLTAEKQQEILETALMIENSSINKERINALFSGNIGVNALTSYVRTNYKGKSYNSTNDDIISAYLARNDCFVVRYNIDGNAGNLSFDWQTVTNTIDQLIREDRFITPKEKDDTAEEKTSLTLHKVGDFWEMYDNDARAASEALGLYLSRKGKVAMCGFPDKEKDNYTQRLRDAGFIIINDNIPENKKETLLDSITIKFGTENDPELTTESKLLDDLITKYRNEHNGNDMSFALANAVIEYLDEKQHTERTDKDNKVGWYKKTWFTVTATISGEQFSYEARYDIGDGKGTGGGSIIDHIEQFQTEIIRQKPYPYNTEDSQNTAKNAVDILIPYLKANTELTEEEKLILWELKRDNPIKGIQPVLDPKLLTHYIPSGLPLIADNNDVFFVLRHDRFYHHNRQEIADFFETHANAKEREQFIRKAINEEYSQLSTDEEKTMGYKTFEDGLCIWEGNYMSHTAENFYSWEDVVTLFADMMQRGEYLDTQIIDTPETVEDNVQEDAAAQLSFFGEPETMAATTKPKSRKDTSEIDTRPMFNVTDDMVNYVLRCGSATKGTLERIIAQYQKGKSDAENGEFLSREFNSSFRSEDNGRGYVYSESELISSWWDRERLWVGAGESALNAKMYNVAPWNLIAARVGELIEKGQFCSQAVIDRAAEMEIKDIADKLWYLHQDTDNEEYQYFIPDEMFKGGFPDSTERIKNDLMDSDKLQDYISGMTKFVNDYEQNRDILRWHFHRPRETLERLKDLTIERKQFKADPDFEFIPSFFISEDEKNRVIQHFNYQTKFKIRDYFDDEERTTKDKVKFLNNLYSDGGFGDRDTNFYYGKKGYTIVHSPAYDEWQGCTATMNWKNVVVRIDSLIKIDKFISEKDKKEQEKLIQQKLFEAKNKEELEKAKENIRNFWESEYGGGSDDFTDLHKVGIAYTTVDLDDSHYMELQVYADLMDNALRYYIDNELYKEEKYDDLHSFNEDALSVLDFQELYDQFDISKLEEKYNASKHEKESLSAEISVNASDNELTVMQYGAAQRNLKAFNELFPEFMQKEYAYMRMEAGDAYEPLSLEWLSEDTFSIMHFYDQNGDLMYDPDVVIKVDATSAQAISFENSSLGIYESYTSGLFDQDDCNNFVEKWLANISHQGYKPVRIKNYDDEIVLDTTYSELMHENKAEPDIDSDIIGIDKLKRNGSVVYWSYFNEDGNDGNGQFIEMTITEFDINEAVKVMSAAGGRTKLGYQTFINYIEDHSSQIVVDKGTEDFEDVKAEFLNGEYDIQVTADNDSREQLIADFIDNTDHTRTLVPDNIGYAIGIYSGEAFDKTTIDENTKKYKVVAQIDRKNRIAVKWDEPDLPESVKDAISKVALTYDIVEDDTQKAEDAALDFLGLDEVDDEYTILRNKNDAVENDTVQLSIFGTPVFTEENTPVVPVKVGAEIEYQDRTYTVTAIKPEHNEIDLLDQHTGWYPITRVEPLDVFISEYDAKTAKSVVEAAAVVNGPQNYTITDDELGVGTPKEKYKANIAAIKLLKQIEAEDRQATVEEQEVLAHYVGWGGLSGAFEATNSSWENEYSELKNLLTPEEYNAALNSVVNAHFTSPVIIRKMYTALENFGFKGGKVLEPSCGIGNFLGCAPTDKAANYQFTGVEIDSITGRIAKQLYPQAKIQVTGFQNADVKDNYFDVVIGNVPFANYSVTDRKYNKSNHLIHDYFILKSLDLTRAGGVVAVITSSGTMDKVSAKVRTEISNKAKLIGAIRLPDTAFEKNAGTNAVADILFLQKRSEPNADYEDWLEVDRETYYGLPINQYFIDHPEMVCGTVLETSGRYGNTLTVRENEGETLEQALDKAIQNLQATISVQTISRPQPTITEENKDAEWLSIREQYEADPDMRNHTFRMYKSRPFFKEGSVLAEVDIRDFSEQEKDMLTSLIKLIDQYKETLYTQKHRSDEEFIEAQKGLNNLYDSYTAKYGPVRDVFTTRKKAKIRKVIENSDDFYNLHALETEDKDDSTKLVKAAIFNRRTVSRAIEITHCDTTVDAYSVCLNTKARIDLEYISSLVDKPIEDCIKDLNGTYIFRDPEKVIESDITSGWETADEYLSGNVARKLRIAEGYSAVSPDYAINVEMLKKVQPERIPVGRISAQLGSSWIPEKYIEQFIREKLDVDTTVEHDLASSTWHVNNTNMGDWRELCCSVYGTKDMNALKLVDASLNLRNAKVGHVEDGSDGKKHYVVDQEKTQEAMNKQDTVKEMFENWIFADPYRAQELEDIFNARFNVYRLRTFDGSHLTFDGMNSDITLKDYQKDAVARMLYGGSSILSHVVGAGKTFEMTAAAMELRRTGLATKPLFVVPNHLVNQWAADFVKLYPEANVLAINGGDKAKRQKMTSRIATGDWDAVIMPYSVFAKVQLSPNRRALYYQQEIDQCIAIEEEQRGSISAKAAVTRRKQLENRLDALDYIMDRDKNIYFEETGIDYIFVDEAHNFKNLYTNTKLNNIKGITSTGSKMAENLLLVTNYLREVNGENRGTVLASGTIISNSMTELYTAMRYVAPSYLKEKGYSSFDSWIADYGRLTTDLELDPTGTSFRSITKFKEYKNVTLLQTDFHTCADVKMKEDLDLKTPKVKTLVVVTEPTDIQKAFIKECGERADRVHNKEVGRDVDNMLLISTDGSKCALDQRLIDPSYPDDPNSKINICVENVFKVYTDTNDNRLTQVIFLDTSTPKGDGIFSLYDDIKKKLIAKGIPEEEIAYVHDAKNAEEKEKLFEKVRNRDIRVILGSTEKMGAGTNIQDYLYAIHHLDIPWRPSDYDQRNGRGERQGNKCADIGDGQILEFKYSCKGTFDAYRWQTIEGKSIMIKQVLTSKLHSDEIEAFDDTSLKYAEIKALSLGDPRIKEFATLKNDIQKLKQKKSQFDTELHDAQRKAEITYPQEIKALNNRLLGLYDDKKQAAATAENESFTCTIRGNEFIDKKEAGKTLIGLRKIATQEGIAVGEYRGFKMLLVETGITSDYSTPIISLELRRKTTFRTSMGTSHEGVFDNIDNILDNMIDKSIAENEDKLKETEKNLNVAKTRCGDVFPHEDELREKQHRYKELSLELAVGDDSDNRMAAISADETENNTTSRGRR; encoded by the coding sequence ATGAGATTAAATAATTCAATAGAAAACTGGCAGAATTATCTCAGCTTTTCATCAAATCTTTATTCTTATGGTTATGCGGATATCATGAAAGTGTATTCCGCAGAACCTACCGCAACTGCCGTTGCCACACTGGAAGAATGGAACAGAATGGGCAGATTTATAAATCCCAAAGCTAAAGGTTTCATTTTCAGTGACGGACATATACGCTATGACATTAAGGATACAAACGGCGCGTCCGTAAGAAAATGGCAGTTTACAAGTGGTCACATTCCCTTTTATTATGACCATTTCAACGCCATGAACATAACAGATAATGTTATGCTCGATAATGGAAATGACTTCTCAGTAAACATCTGTGATTTTCTCTGCGAAATGATGTCAAAAGACAAGTCCCTTTCCGGTGTTGTTAATGAGAATGTAAGGGAAATTGCGGCTTTATCTACTACGTATGTTATCTGCGAAAGACTTGGTATTGATAAAAATGAAACATATCTCGACTTATCTGACATTACAAAACTGTCAGATGAAGAAGTCAACCTTACAGCTACAATTACCGCGATATATGCAAGGTCAATGCTTAAAGCTGCTCAAAGGACAGTATCTTCTGTAACAAAGGAACAGATAGAAGAACGCAGCAGAAATGTCATGTTTACAGCCGAAGAACTTAGCGAATTTGAAGATATTACCGATGCAGTATATGACGAGGAAATCTCTGAGGAAACTACTGTTGAAACGGCAGAAGATGAAGAAAAGAAGTATACTGTACCCGAAACACTTGAAAATGTCACAGCCGACAATAACAATGATGATATTATTCAGCAAAATAAAAGTGTGGTTACTGTTCAGCCCGTATCTGAAGTATCAGATAGCGGCTTAACTGCCGAAAAACAGCAAGAAATACTTGAAACTGCACTTATGATAGAAAACAGCTCTATCAATAAAGAACGTATCAACGCTTTGTTTTCGGGTAACATCGGTGTTAATGCTCTGACCTCTTATGTAAGGACTAATTACAAAGGTAAAAGCTATAACTCGACCAATGATGATATTATCAGCGCATATCTTGCAAGAAATGATTGTTTCGTGGTAAGATACAATATTGATGGAAATGCGGGAAATCTGTCATTTGATTGGCAGACCGTAACAAACACCATAGATCAACTTATCCGTGAGGATAGATTTATAACACCCAAAGAAAAAGACGATACAGCGGAAGAAAAAACCTCGCTTACGCTGCATAAAGTCGGTGACTTTTGGGAAATGTACGATAATGATGCCCGGGCTGCTTCTGAAGCACTCGGGCTTTATCTTTCAAGGAAAGGAAAAGTCGCTATGTGCGGCTTTCCTGATAAAGAGAAAGATAACTACACTCAAAGACTGCGTGATGCAGGATTTATCATTATAAATGATAATATCCCGGAGAATAAAAAAGAAACTCTCCTTGACAGCATTACCATTAAGTTCGGAACAGAAAACGATCCCGAACTGACAACAGAAAGCAAGCTGCTTGACGATCTCATAACTAAATACAGAAATGAACATAACGGTAACGATATGAGTTTCGCGCTTGCAAATGCCGTAATCGAGTATCTTGATGAAAAGCAGCATACTGAGCGTACCGATAAAGACAACAAAGTTGGCTGGTACAAGAAAACATGGTTTACAGTTACCGCAACAATAAGCGGCGAACAGTTTTCCTATGAGGCAAGATATGATATAGGTGACGGTAAAGGAACAGGCGGCGGCTCTATAATCGACCATATTGAGCAGTTTCAGACCGAGATAATCCGTCAGAAACCATATCCATACAATACAGAAGATAGTCAAAACACAGCCAAAAATGCAGTTGACATTTTAATACCGTATCTGAAAGCTAATACCGAGCTGACAGAAGAAGAAAAGCTGATACTGTGGGAACTGAAAAGAGATAATCCGATCAAGGGTATACAGCCTGTGTTGGATCCTAAACTACTCACTCACTATATACCGTCCGGACTTCCGCTGATAGCTGATAACAATGATGTTTTCTTTGTATTACGGCATGATCGTTTCTATCATCATAACAGACAGGAAATTGCAGATTTCTTTGAAACTCATGCAAATGCCAAAGAACGTGAGCAGTTTATCCGTAAAGCTATAAACGAAGAATATTCACAGCTTTCAACAGATGAAGAAAAGACCATGGGCTACAAAACATTCGAGGATGGTCTTTGCATCTGGGAAGGTAATTATATGTCCCACACAGCCGAGAATTTCTATTCTTGGGAAGATGTTGTAACATTATTCGCTGATATGATGCAACGCGGTGAATATCTTGACACTCAGATAATTGATACACCTGAAACGGTTGAAGATAACGTACAGGAAGATGCTGCTGCACAGCTTTCATTTTTCGGTGAACCCGAAACAATGGCTGCCACAACAAAGCCAAAAAGCCGAAAGGATACATCTGAAATTGATACACGTCCAATGTTCAATGTAACCGATGATATGGTCAACTATGTTCTTAGATGCGGCAGTGCCACAAAAGGAACACTGGAGCGTATTATTGCGCAGTACCAAAAAGGCAAGTCCGATGCGGAAAACGGCGAGTTTCTCAGCCGTGAGTTTAATAGCAGTTTTCGTTCTGAGGATAATGGTCGAGGGTATGTATATTCAGAGAGTGAACTGATCTCATCTTGGTGGGACAGAGAAAGATTGTGGGTAGGTGCAGGCGAAAGCGCACTTAACGCAAAAATGTACAATGTTGCACCATGGAATTTAATTGCTGCACGAGTAGGTGAGCTGATTGAAAAAGGTCAGTTCTGTTCACAGGCTGTTATAGATCGTGCAGCTGAAATGGAAATAAAGGATATCGCAGACAAATTATGGTATCTGCATCAGGATACCGACAATGAAGAATATCAGTATTTTATCCCGGATGAGATGTTTAAAGGCGGTTTTCCTGACAGTACCGAGAGAATAAAAAATGATCTTATGGACAGCGATAAACTGCAAGACTACATTTCAGGGATGACAAAGTTTGTAAATGATTATGAGCAGAACAGAGATATACTCCGTTGGCATTTTCATAGACCGCGTGAAACCTTAGAACGGCTGAAAGACCTGACTATCGAGCGCAAACAATTCAAAGCTGACCCTGATTTTGAGTTTATACCATCGTTCTTTATTTCCGAAGATGAAAAAAATCGTGTAATACAGCATTTTAACTATCAGACAAAATTCAAGATCCGAGATTATTTTGACGATGAAGAACGCACCACAAAAGATAAGGTTAAATTCCTGAACAACTTATATTCAGACGGCGGATTTGGCGATAGGGATACAAATTTTTATTACGGTAAAAAGGGCTATACCATAGTTCACTCCCCTGCTTACGATGAGTGGCAAGGCTGCACAGCCACAATGAACTGGAAAAACGTTGTTGTAAGAATAGACAGCCTTATCAAAATAGACAAATTTATCTCTGAGAAAGATAAAAAGGAACAGGAAAAGCTCATTCAGCAGAAGCTTTTTGAAGCTAAAAACAAGGAAGAACTTGAAAAGGCAAAAGAGAATATCCGAAACTTTTGGGAAAGCGAGTACGGTGGTGGCAGTGATGATTTTACCGATCTTCACAAAGTCGGCATAGCATACACTACCGTTGATCTGGACGATAGTCACTATATGGAACTTCAGGTATATGCTGACCTTATGGACAATGCTCTGCGCTATTACATCGACAATGAACTTTACAAAGAAGAAAAATACGATGATCTTCATTCGTTCAATGAGGACGCACTTTCGGTTCTTGATTTTCAAGAACTCTATGACCAGTTCGATATCAGCAAACTGGAAGAAAAATATAATGCTTCAAAACACGAAAAAGAGTCTTTATCAGCGGAAATATCTGTTAATGCATCAGATAATGAGCTGACTGTAATGCAGTATGGTGCAGCACAGCGAAACCTCAAAGCATTTAATGAACTGTTCCCTGAGTTCATGCAGAAAGAATACGCTTATATGCGAATGGAAGCCGGGGATGCTTATGAACCGTTAAGCCTTGAATGGCTTTCGGAAGATACTTTCTCCATAATGCATTTTTATGACCAGAACGGCGATTTGATGTATGACCCCGATGTTGTTATTAAGGTCGATGCTACTTCTGCGCAGGCAATAAGCTTTGAAAACTCAAGTCTTGGTATCTATGAAAGCTATACCAGCGGTTTATTTGACCAGGACGATTGCAATAACTTCGTAGAAAAATGGCTTGCGAACATCTCACATCAGGGTTACAAACCTGTGCGCATAAAAAATTACGATGATGAGATCGTACTTGATACAACATACTCTGAGTTGATGCACGAAAATAAAGCTGAACCTGATATTGACAGCGATATAATAGGCATTGACAAATTAAAGCGAAATGGCAGTGTAGTCTACTGGAGTTACTTCAATGAAGATGGTAACGATGGTAACGGACAGTTCATCGAAATGACCATAACCGAATTTGACATCAATGAAGCTGTAAAGGTAATGAGTGCTGCGGGTGGTCGTACCAAATTAGGCTATCAAACATTCATCAACTACATTGAAGATCACAGTTCTCAGATAGTCGTTGATAAGGGAACAGAAGATTTTGAGGATGTAAAAGCTGAATTTCTGAATGGCGAATACGATATTCAGGTCACAGCTGATAATGACAGCCGTGAACAGCTGATAGCTGATTTCATTGATAACACCGACCATACCAGAACACTTGTTCCCGATAACATCGGATACGCTATCGGCATTTACAGCGGAGAAGCATTTGACAAAACAACTATCGACGAAAATACAAAGAAATACAAGGTAGTTGCTCAGATCGACCGTAAAAACCGCATAGCTGTCAAGTGGGATGAACCCGATCTCCCTGAGAGCGTAAAGGATGCCATATCAAAGGTAGCACTTACCTATGACATCGTGGAAGATGATACTCAAAAAGCAGAGGATGCTGCATTGGACTTTCTCGGCTTAGATGAAGTCGATGATGAGTACACCATACTACGTAATAAAAATGATGCGGTTGAGAATGATACAGTTCAGCTTTCCATCTTCGGAACACCCGTGTTCACAGAGGAAAATACTCCCGTTGTGCCTGTAAAAGTCGGTGCTGAAATAGAGTATCAGGACAGGACCTATACAGTAACGGCTATCAAGCCCGAACACAATGAAATAGATCTTCTCGATCAGCATACCGGATGGTATCCTATAACTCGCGTAGAACCACTTGACGTATTTATATCTGAATACGATGCTAAAACAGCAAAATCTGTAGTTGAAGCAGCTGCGGTAGTCAACGGACCTCAGAACTATACTATTACAGATGATGAGTTAGGAGTTGGTACACCGAAAGAAAAATACAAGGCAAACATTGCTGCTATTAAACTGCTGAAACAGATAGAAGCCGAGGACAGGCAGGCAACAGTCGAGGAACAGGAAGTGCTTGCACATTATGTCGGTTGGGGCGGACTTTCGGGAGCTTTTGAAGCAACTAACAGTTCATGGGAAAATGAATACTCAGAACTGAAAAATCTGCTTACACCGGAGGAATACAATGCAGCACTCAATTCCGTGGTAAATGCACACTTTACAAGCCCGGTAATTATCAGAAAGATGTATACCGCACTGGAAAACTTCGGCTTTAAGGGCGGCAAGGTGCTGGAACCGTCCTGCGGTATCGGTAATTTCTTAGGCTGTGCTCCGACCGACAAAGCGGCTAACTATCAGTTCACGGGAGTTGAGATAGACAGTATCACGGGACGTATAGCAAAACAGCTTTATCCGCAGGCAAAAATACAAGTTACTGGCTTTCAGAATGCTGATGTTAAAGACAATTACTTCGATGTAGTAATAGGTAATGTACCGTTTGCAAACTACAGCGTGACGGACCGTAAGTATAACAAGTCAAATCACCTGATACATGACTATTTCATACTGAAATCCCTCGATCTGACACGCGCAGGCGGTGTAGTTGCAGTAATTACTTCATCTGGTACAATGGATAAGGTGTCCGCAAAGGTACGAACAGAGATCAGCAACAAAGCAAAGCTGATTGGTGCTATAAGGCTGCCTGACACAGCATTTGAAAAAAATGCCGGAACAAATGCAGTCGCAGATATCCTTTTCCTGCAAAAGCGTTCAGAACCAAATGCAGACTATGAAGACTGGCTTGAAGTTGACCGCGAAACATATTACGGTCTGCCTATAAATCAGTATTTCATAGATCACCCCGAAATGGTCTGCGGAACAGTTCTTGAAACAAGCGGCAGATACGGTAATACACTTACTGTCCGAGAGAATGAAGGTGAAACACTTGAACAGGCATTAGATAAGGCTATTCAGAATCTGCAAGCAACAATCTCAGTTCAGACTATAAGCAGACCTCAGCCAACAATAACTGAGGAAAACAAAGATGCTGAATGGCTTTCGATTCGCGAACAGTATGAAGCGGATCCCGATATGCGTAACCATACATTTCGAATGTATAAGTCCAGACCGTTCTTCAAGGAAGGCTCTGTACTGGCAGAAGTTGATATAAGAGATTTCAGTGAGCAAGAAAAAGATATGCTGACATCACTGATAAAACTAATTGACCAGTACAAAGAAACTCTTTATACGCAGAAGCACAGAAGCGATGAAGAATTTATTGAAGCGCAAAAAGGATTGAATAATCTGTATGACAGCTATACAGCTAAATACGGTCCTGTTCGTGATGTTTTCACAACACGTAAAAAAGCTAAGATCAGAAAAGTTATCGAAAATTCCGACGATTTCTATAATCTTCACGCCCTGGAAACAGAGGATAAAGATGACAGCACAAAACTTGTAAAGGCTGCTATATTTAATAGACGTACAGTTTCAAGGGCGATTGAGATAACTCACTGTGATACAACAGTTGATGCATACTCGGTCTGCCTTAACACTAAAGCCCGTATCGACCTTGAATACATTTCTTCACTCGTAGACAAGCCTATCGAAGATTGTATAAAGGACCTGAACGGCACATATATATTCAGGGATCCTGAAAAGGTGATTGAAAGCGATATTACAAGCGGTTGGGAAACTGCCGATGAATATCTCAGCGGTAATGTAGCCCGCAAACTGCGCATAGCAGAGGGATACAGTGCTGTATCACCCGATTATGCAATAAATGTCGAAATGCTGAAAAAGGTACAGCCCGAAAGGATACCTGTCGGCAGGATATCTGCACAGCTGGGCAGTTCATGGATACCCGAAAAATACATTGAACAGTTTATACGCGAAAAACTTGACGTAGATACAACCGTTGAACATGACCTTGCATCGTCAACATGGCACGTCAATAATACTAACATGGGTGACTGGCGAGAATTGTGTTGCAGTGTCTATGGTACCAAAGATATGAATGCATTGAAACTGGTCGATGCATCATTGAACCTGAGAAATGCAAAGGTGGGACACGTTGAGGACGGATCCGATGGCAAAAAACACTATGTAGTAGATCAGGAAAAAACACAAGAAGCTATGAACAAGCAGGATACGGTTAAGGAAATGTTTGAAAACTGGATATTCGCTGATCCGTACCGAGCACAAGAGCTTGAAGATATCTTCAACGCTCGTTTTAATGTATACAGACTGCGAACATTTGACGGTTCTCATCTGACCTTTGACGGTATGAATTCAGACATAACACTAAAAGATTATCAGAAAGATGCAGTTGCAAGAATGCTTTACGGCGGCAGTTCGATACTTTCACACGTAGTCGGTGCCGGCAAGACATTTGAAATGACTGCTGCGGCTATGGAACTTCGCAGGACAGGACTTGCAACAAAGCCATTATTCGTAGTGCCGAACCACCTTGTAAATCAGTGGGCTGCGGATTTCGTGAAATTATACCCTGAAGCTAACGTACTGGCAATCAACGGAGGTGATAAAGCAAAAAGGCAGAAAATGACAAGCCGTATTGCAACAGGTGACTGGGATGCGGTTATAATGCCGTACTCAGTATTTGCAAAGGTACAGCTTTCACCAAATAGAAGAGCGCTGTACTATCAGCAAGAAATAGATCAGTGCATTGCCATAGAAGAAGAACAACGCGGCAGCATAAGTGCTAAAGCGGCAGTTACACGACGTAAACAGCTTGAAAACCGACTTGATGCTCTTGATTACATTATGGATAGAGATAAAAACATATACTTTGAAGAAACAGGCATAGATTATATCTTTGTAGATGAAGCCCACAACTTCAAAAATCTCTATACCAATACAAAATTGAACAACATCAAGGGTATCACTTCAACAGGCTCAAAAATGGCTGAAAATCTCCTGTTGGTAACAAACTATCTGCGAGAAGTCAACGGAGAGAACAGAGGTACAGTCCTTGCATCGGGTACGATAATCTCAAACTCGATGACAGAACTATATACAGCAATGAGATATGTTGCTCCCTCATACCTGAAAGAAAAAGGATACTCATCGTTCGATTCGTGGATCGCAGACTACGGCAGACTTACAACAGATCTTGAACTTGATCCGACCGGAACATCATTCCGTTCGATAACAAAGTTTAAGGAATACAAGAACGTCACTCTCCTGCAAACGGACTTCCACACTTGTGCAGATGTAAAAATGAAAGAGGACCTCGATCTGAAAACACCAAAGGTCAAAACTCTTGTAGTCGTTACTGAACCAACGGATATACAGAAAGCATTTATAAAAGAGTGTGGAGAACGTGCTGACAGAGTACACAATAAGGAAGTCGGCAGAGATGTTGACAATATGCTGTTGATCTCAACCGATGGCAGTAAATGCGCCCTCGATCAGAGATTGATTGACCCATCTTATCCGGATGATCCGAACAGCAAAATCAACATCTGTGTGGAAAATGTGTTCAAGGTCTATACAGACACAAACGATAACAGGCTGACACAGGTGATTTTCCTCGATACTTCTACTCCAAAAGGCGATGGAATTTTTAGCTTGTATGACGATATCAAGAAAAAGCTGATAGCAAAAGGTATCCCGGAGGAAGAAATAGCATACGTCCATGATGCTAAGAACGCTGAGGAAAAAGAAAAACTGTTTGAAAAGGTCAGAAACAGAGATATAAGGGTAATACTCGGCAGTACAGAGAAAATGGGTGCGGGAACTAACATACAGGATTATCTGTACGCTATCCACCACTTGGATATTCCGTGGAGACCGAGTGACTACGATCAGAGAAACGGAAGAGGTGAAAGACAGGGTAACAAGTGCGCTGATATAGGCGATGGGCAGATCCTTGAATTCAAGTACAGCTGCAAGGGTACATTCGATGCTTACAGATGGCAGACTATCGAGGGCAAGTCGATAATGATAAAACAGGTGCTTACAAGCAAGCTGCATTCGGATGAAATAGAAGCTTTTGATGATACAAGTCTTAAATACGCTGAAATAAAGGCTCTGTCACTTGGTGATCCGAGAATTAAGGAATTTGCAACGCTGAAAAACGATATTCAGAAACTCAAACAGAAGAAATCACAGTTTGATACTGAGTTGCATGATGCTCAGAGGAAGGCGGAGATAACTTATCCGCAGGAGATAAAAGCACTCAACAACAGACTGCTTGGGCTGTATGACGATAAAAAGCAGGCTGCTGCTACTGCTGAAAATGAGTCCTTTACTTGTACGATACGCGGCAATGAGTTTATCGACAAAAAAGAAGCGGGTAAAACTCTGATAGGTCTTAGAAAGATCGCCACACAAGAAGGTATCGCTGTAGGTGAGTACAGAGGATTTAAAATGCTGCTTGTCGAAACAGGCATAACAAGTGATTATTCTACTCCGATAATCAGCCTTGAACTCCGCAGAAAGACCACATTCAGGACATCTATGGGAACAAGTCATGAGGGTGTTTTCGACAACATCGACAACATTCTTGACAACATGATAGATAAAAGCATCGCGGAAAATGAGGATAAACTCAAAGAAACCGAGAAGAATCTGAATGTAGCCAAAACACGCTGCGGCGATGTGTTCCCGCATGAAGATGAACTGCGTGAAAAACAGCACAGATACAAGGAGCTGTCACTGGAACTTGCAGTTGGTGATGACAGTGACAACAGAATGGCAGCTATCTCAGCTGATGAAACCGAAAACAACACTACATCGAGGGGCAGACGATAA
- a CDS encoding IS1595 family transposase codes for MSKRFPKPEITLDGIYSKFADESFCKDFLLDIRFEKGFACPFCGGSEYRRIRSRHLLRCKFCKADISATNGTFMHRTHIPLRLWIVTAFLIMSNKCSVSAVTLMRSLGVTYKTAWYILHRIRKAMKCREERYLLDGIVELDDTYLGAPTHGKKRGRGTEKVKMIVALSKNAAGNPEYVKMSDVPNLKGITVGRFARDNIRAGSKIESDNARSYKKPLAQKYFHVFETYDPTSGQLNWMHKVISNFKAMIMGTYHGNEKIHTALYAAEYCYKFNRRKLGNSAYLRLLAALVQ; via the coding sequence ATGTCAAAAAGATTTCCGAAACCTGAGATCACACTTGATGGGATATATTCAAAGTTCGCAGATGAAAGCTTTTGCAAGGATTTTCTGCTTGATATCCGCTTTGAAAAGGGCTTTGCCTGCCCGTTTTGCGGTGGCTCTGAGTACCGCAGGATAAGGTCACGCCATCTGCTGCGCTGCAAGTTCTGTAAAGCAGATATATCCGCCACAAACGGAACTTTTATGCACAGAACACATATTCCGCTCAGACTGTGGATAGTCACCGCATTCCTCATTATGAGCAACAAATGCAGTGTTTCTGCTGTTACGCTGATGAGGTCTTTGGGGGTGACCTACAAGACTGCATGGTACATCCTTCACCGCATCAGAAAAGCTATGAAATGCCGTGAAGAACGCTATTTGCTCGACGGAATCGTTGAACTTGATGACACGTATCTCGGTGCTCCGACTCACGGTAAAAAGCGCGGCAGAGGTACTGAAAAAGTCAAGATGATCGTAGCTTTATCGAAGAACGCAGCAGGAAATCCCGAGTACGTTAAAATGAGCGATGTGCCGAATTTAAAGGGTATAACTGTGGGTAGATTTGCCAGGGATAATATCCGCGCAGGCTCGAAGATCGAGAGTGATAATGCTCGAAGTTACAAGAAACCGTTGGCACAGAAATACTTCCATGTTTTTGAAACATATGATCCGACAAGCGGTCAGCTGAACTGGATGCATAAAGTTATATCAAACTTCAAAGCAATGATCATGGGAACTTACCACGGAAACGAAAAGATCCACACAGCGTTATATGCTGCCGAATACTGCTACAAATTCAACCGTCGTAAGCTGGGAAACAGTGCGTATTTAAGGCTTTTGGCTGCTTTGGTGCAGTGA